A genomic region of Alicyclobacillus sp. SO9 contains the following coding sequences:
- a CDS encoding type II secretion system protein → MKHDEGFTLLELTFALLITALASITVGHSVLRIVDEQHLLWNRDLLLQNFRWAQVKAYEQDAFTMVHLYPYTPVYDVANQWKVLHRYQFSDGIGYKGGYLALGSGRVTYGVNGVSHIGGTIRLTDKQSDELDIILYLNSGLAEEGELHR, encoded by the coding sequence GTGAAGCACGATGAGGGGTTTACACTGCTCGAATTAACTTTCGCGTTGCTGATTACCGCTTTGGCGTCAATTACAGTAGGCCACAGTGTACTTCGAATTGTAGACGAACAGCACTTGTTGTGGAATAGAGATCTGCTTCTCCAGAATTTCCGATGGGCCCAGGTGAAGGCATATGAGCAAGATGCTTTCACGATGGTGCACTTGTATCCTTACACACCGGTTTACGATGTAGCAAACCAGTGGAAAGTTCTTCACCGTTACCAGTTTTCAGACGGCATCGGGTATAAGGGTGGATATCTTGCATTGGGAAGTGGAAGAGTCACATATGGCGTAAACGGAGTGAGTCATATTGGCGGTACCATCAGATTGACAGACAAACAATCTGACGAATTGGATATTATTCTGTACCTTAATTCGGGTTTGGCAGAGGAAGGGGAACTCCACCGATGA
- a CDS encoding competence type IV pilus major pilin ComGC, producing the protein MFRRSSRKRKAEEGFTLLEMVVAVLIVSVMTAVIVPHLTGIGDRADKAACAQNQKAIRGALTEYYLIYHQYPAGDTSEQLQTLVEDKLLESVPKEPSGGSYEIDDTDPTQVVVMCSVHGALGV; encoded by the coding sequence ATGTTTAGAAGAAGCAGCCGCAAAAGAAAAGCAGAAGAAGGCTTTACGCTGTTGGAGATGGTTGTCGCTGTGTTGATTGTTTCTGTGATGACTGCGGTTATCGTGCCACACCTTACCGGCATTGGGGATAGAGCTGATAAGGCTGCGTGTGCACAGAATCAAAAGGCAATTCGCGGAGCACTCACAGAGTACTACCTGATTTACCATCAGTATCCAGCCGGTGACACGAGCGAACAGTTACAAACGCTGGTCGAAGACAAACTACTGGAATCGGTTCCCAAAGAGCCGTCTGGAGGGTCGTACGAGATTGATGATACGGACCCAACTCAGGTCGTGGTGATGTGCTCTGTTCACGGAGCGTTGGGCGTGTGA
- a CDS encoding type II secretion system F family protein, producing MRQSDAVTFLWKRWKKRKFEAAYLRLAKELAQLLDAGVDIDEAVHYLSGRRKSNEEQLLLTTAGGAVNRGELIAAAWAPMLSNLAITVLETGERAGRLPQVMKVWVTERSSEREWVEKLVKVSSYPLFLMAGNAAVQMILAWFVIPDFRMMYSAVHVQLSPASGLLMDLVQVLPLLETLTLLLVVVVIAALLGIRKSVPVWWERIRRSVPGKRVVWAQRTQRFCTLLGVLLDSGLPVLDALTQLYRCNGPKWLSEQCKEVHLSLLAGETLSSAFATDLDPVLSASLRIADKTGDLAGAINHTAVYLRQQVLETMGAVIRWIEPSLIVILGVIVATTMYILFVPMYQLVSSVSAGTVAP from the coding sequence GTGCGCCAGTCAGACGCGGTTACGTTCCTTTGGAAAAGGTGGAAAAAGAGAAAGTTTGAAGCGGCTTATTTGCGACTGGCTAAGGAACTAGCACAATTGTTAGATGCGGGTGTGGATATCGACGAGGCCGTCCATTACCTTTCGGGGCGGCGTAAATCCAATGAGGAGCAATTGTTGTTGACGACTGCAGGAGGCGCAGTGAACAGGGGAGAGTTGATTGCTGCTGCTTGGGCACCTATGTTGTCCAATTTAGCGATTACTGTCTTGGAAACGGGAGAGCGCGCAGGTCGTCTTCCCCAAGTTATGAAAGTGTGGGTAACAGAACGGAGTTCAGAGCGGGAATGGGTTGAAAAACTTGTAAAAGTCTCTTCATACCCCTTGTTCCTGATGGCGGGGAACGCTGCAGTGCAGATGATTTTGGCGTGGTTTGTCATCCCAGATTTTAGAATGATGTACAGTGCTGTACACGTTCAGCTAAGTCCTGCATCAGGACTGCTTATGGACCTTGTACAGGTCCTGCCCCTTTTGGAAACACTCACTCTACTACTTGTGGTTGTCGTAATAGCTGCACTCCTCGGGATTAGAAAATCCGTGCCAGTGTGGTGGGAGCGGATTCGTAGGAGTGTACCTGGCAAGCGAGTAGTCTGGGCTCAGCGTACACAGCGATTTTGTACATTGCTTGGTGTGCTTTTGGATAGCGGCCTCCCCGTGTTAGACGCTCTGACGCAGCTCTATCGTTGCAATGGCCCAAAATGGCTGTCAGAACAGTGTAAAGAAGTTCACCTTAGTCTATTAGCAGGAGAGACACTCTCCAGTGCCTTTGCTACCGATTTAGACCCGGTTTTGTCCGCTTCACTGCGTATAGCAGACAAAACCGGGGACCTGGCAGGTGCAATCAATCATACTGCGGTCTATCTTCGCCAACAGGTACTGGAAACCATGGGCGCGGTAATTAGATGGATCGAACCCAGCCTAATCGTCATTTTGGGCGTTATTGTTGCCACAACAATGTACATTTTGTTTGTTCCCATGTATCAGTTGGTGTCATCTGTTTCCGCAGGAACTGTAGCCCCTTGA
- a CDS encoding GspE/PulE family protein codes for MEDTSAVFLLDQMLSDALKQECTDIHIHSTPDNLAVQFRIQGRLVPYLQSEQNPRAMVRRIKALAKMDIAEHRIPQNGAFQTKITNQTVSVRVATLPTATGESAVLRMLPQYRLHLSLLELGMLPQQEEAVRGLLQGTPGLILVAGPTGAGKTTTMYTLMRMVSERGDSVVSVEDPVEIPSNDFSQLEVREDKGISFATGLKALLRQDPDALMVGEIRDAQTAKIVLQAALTGHLVFSTTHATDFVGAFARLTEFGVPRAMLAEVFRGVIIQRLPNGAYAKRGPGTLLSQMTPAVFEVYPIGDDVYELLLSDLPWPRVRQKLRTILPAVSEVRTLRKGG; via the coding sequence TTGGAGGATACATCAGCCGTCTTTTTGTTAGACCAAATGCTGTCGGATGCACTGAAGCAGGAGTGTACAGACATTCACATCCACAGTACCCCGGACAACCTGGCTGTTCAATTTCGCATTCAGGGCAGACTTGTTCCTTATCTTCAATCCGAACAAAATCCACGGGCCATGGTCAGGAGGATAAAGGCCTTGGCAAAAATGGATATTGCTGAACATCGAATCCCACAAAACGGCGCATTTCAGACTAAAATAACGAATCAGACTGTGTCGGTGCGTGTCGCCACACTGCCAACGGCAACCGGTGAATCGGCAGTTTTGAGAATGCTCCCCCAATACAGACTACATTTAAGTTTGCTCGAACTGGGTATGTTACCGCAACAAGAAGAAGCTGTTAGGGGACTCTTGCAGGGCACACCTGGATTGATACTGGTTGCCGGGCCTACGGGAGCTGGGAAAACCACTACCATGTACACTTTGATGCGAATGGTGTCCGAGCGGGGTGACAGCGTTGTTTCCGTAGAAGACCCAGTTGAAATTCCCTCAAATGACTTTTCCCAGCTGGAAGTTCGTGAGGACAAGGGTATTTCATTTGCGACGGGACTTAAGGCATTACTGCGACAGGACCCAGACGCTCTTATGGTAGGAGAAATACGGGATGCACAGACAGCTAAGATAGTTCTGCAAGCAGCGCTAACTGGTCACCTCGTGTTTTCCACCACGCATGCGACCGATTTTGTTGGAGCTTTCGCACGGCTCACGGAGTTCGGCGTGCCCCGCGCCATGTTGGCCGAAGTCTTCCGCGGTGTGATTATTCAGCGGTTGCCAAACGGAGCTTACGCGAAGCGGGGTCCAGGGACGTTGCTGTCACAAATGACCCCTGCTGTCTTTGAAGTCTATCCAATCGGGGATGATGTGTACGAGTTGCTTTTATCCGATTTACCTTGGCCGCGCGTTCGGCAGAAACTGCGCACTATACTGCCCGCTGTGTCGGAAGTAAGGACGTTGAGAAAGGGTGGCTAA
- a CDS encoding Mov34/MPN/PAD-1 family protein — protein sequence MSNEGPDWWNPDLRNNVIELADDSYPNEFIGLFVLQKARDRSVGIKSLAAQTVRQSADDFFVSPQAVINAAYAVEATNGILLGTVHSHPRGRNSFFSDADGALRWWGDWHLLCVMTADTYDWDFVWGTVKTDK from the coding sequence TTGTCGAATGAGGGACCCGATTGGTGGAATCCTGATTTAAGAAACAATGTGATTGAGTTGGCCGATGACAGTTATCCAAACGAGTTTATCGGCCTGTTTGTATTGCAGAAGGCGCGGGATAGAAGTGTAGGGATAAAATCTCTAGCAGCACAGACGGTCCGACAGAGTGCGGATGATTTCTTCGTAAGCCCGCAAGCAGTCATCAACGCAGCATACGCTGTCGAGGCCACAAACGGCATTCTGCTTGGTACGGTCCACAGCCACCCGAGGGGCAGAAATAGTTTTTTTTCTGACGCTGATGGGGCCTTGCGTTGGTGGGGAGATTGGCATCTGCTGTGTGTGATGACAGCTGACACATATGATTGGGACTTTGTCTGGGGTACTGTGAAGACGGACAAATAA
- the obgE gene encoding GTPase ObgE: MFYDHARIYVKGGDGGNGMVAYRREKYVPLGGPAGGDGGHGGNVVFIVDEGLRTLVDFRYQRHFKAHAGENGRSKNQHGKGAKDLVVKVPPGTVVRDDDTGEFLGDLTRNQQILVVAEGGRGGRGNTHFASAKNKAPDLAEKGEPGVERWINLELKVLADVGLIGFPSVGKSTLLSVVSSARPKIGAYHFTTLQPELGVVEVDDGESFVLADIPGLIEGAGSGQGLGHEFLRHVERTRILLHVLDMSASEGRDPIQDYRIIRRELGEFSPKLLERAEIVVANKMDVPEAEQHLREFEAEFPELEVYPISGATRQGVQTLMRVTLKKLNEIPAEPDVVENNEVNPSEHKVYRFEAEKPFAITRDGNTFIVTGDDLEKLVLMTNFEQYDAVKRFQMILKNRGIDDALRKRGAAEGSVIRIADMEFDFVE; the protein is encoded by the coding sequence TTGTTTTACGATCACGCACGAATTTATGTAAAAGGCGGAGACGGCGGCAATGGAATGGTTGCATACCGCCGCGAGAAATACGTCCCTCTTGGGGGGCCGGCTGGAGGCGACGGCGGCCACGGCGGCAATGTAGTGTTTATTGTTGACGAAGGCTTGCGAACGTTGGTTGACTTTAGATATCAAAGACACTTCAAGGCGCACGCAGGAGAAAATGGACGATCCAAGAACCAACACGGTAAGGGTGCAAAGGACTTAGTCGTGAAGGTACCGCCTGGAACGGTTGTTCGAGACGACGACACAGGAGAGTTTTTGGGAGACCTTACGCGAAACCAGCAAATCTTGGTGGTAGCAGAGGGAGGTCGAGGCGGACGAGGCAACACACATTTCGCGTCGGCAAAAAACAAGGCACCTGATTTGGCTGAAAAAGGTGAACCTGGTGTAGAACGATGGATAAACCTCGAACTGAAAGTTCTTGCTGACGTCGGTCTCATCGGTTTTCCGAGCGTAGGAAAGTCGACCTTGTTGTCCGTGGTCTCGTCGGCACGCCCCAAAATTGGAGCCTATCACTTTACGACTTTGCAGCCGGAACTCGGAGTTGTTGAAGTGGATGACGGGGAGAGCTTCGTACTTGCGGATATTCCTGGGCTGATTGAAGGAGCAGGAAGCGGACAGGGGCTAGGTCACGAGTTTCTGCGGCACGTCGAGCGTACCCGAATTCTGCTGCACGTCTTGGATATGTCAGCTAGCGAAGGCAGAGATCCGATTCAGGACTACCGAATCATTCGGAGAGAATTAGGCGAATTTTCACCGAAGTTATTGGAACGCGCGGAAATTGTCGTCGCAAACAAGATGGATGTGCCCGAAGCAGAGCAGCACTTGAGGGAGTTTGAAGCTGAATTTCCGGAACTCGAGGTTTATCCGATATCTGGCGCAACGAGACAAGGTGTCCAAACACTAATGCGAGTGACTTTGAAGAAGCTGAACGAGATCCCAGCGGAACCAGATGTGGTCGAGAACAACGAGGTGAATCCGTCTGAGCACAAAGTATATCGCTTTGAGGCAGAGAAACCCTTTGCCATCACTCGCGATGGGAACACTTTTATCGTTACAGGAGATGATTTAGAGAAACTCGTTCTCATGACAAACTTCGAACAGTATGACGCTGTAAAACGGTTCCAAATGATTTTGAAAAACAGAGGCATTGATGATGCCCTGAGAAAGAGAGGGGCTGCGGAAGGCAGCGTGATTAGAATTGCAGACATGGAGTTTGACTTTGTCGAATGA
- a CDS encoding Spo0B domain-containing protein: MSEEKDASWLKSFQKHRHDVLNSLQLVQGYLQLERTGAALTSLHKLSRWLHSLSLLQSHLPESAVTLFQVAMTCPHVIVEEWCGSTAIDADSIWSMRVLWQRLEDVATELDVAQVMLKIAANSSERHVPIQIRVLWPKGFVDLVQAREGLESLSSLPGVRIVLDEAKV, encoded by the coding sequence GTGTCTGAAGAGAAGGATGCATCGTGGCTGAAGAGTTTTCAGAAGCACCGTCACGACGTTTTAAATTCTTTGCAACTTGTTCAGGGCTACCTTCAGTTGGAAAGAACAGGTGCAGCGCTGACTTCTCTGCACAAGCTTTCAAGATGGCTTCACAGTCTTTCTCTGTTGCAGTCACACCTTCCTGAATCAGCAGTCACGTTGTTTCAAGTTGCCATGACCTGTCCCCATGTTATCGTCGAGGAATGGTGCGGCAGCACGGCCATAGACGCGGACTCGATTTGGTCCATGAGAGTGCTGTGGCAAAGACTCGAAGATGTCGCTACCGAGTTGGATGTGGCGCAGGTGATGCTGAAGATTGCAGCAAACTCCTCAGAAAGGCATGTCCCGATTCAGATTAGGGTCCTATGGCCGAAAGGATTTGTGGATTTGGTGCAAGCTAGAGAAGGGTTGGAAAGCTTGTCGTCTTTACCAGGAGTACGGATAGTACTAGATGAGGCAAAAGTATAA
- the rpmA gene encoding 50S ribosomal protein L27, translated as MLQLNLQRFAHKKGVSSTRNGRDSISKRLGVKRGDGQLVTSGSILVRQRGTKIHPGTNVGIGKDDTLFAKIEGRVRFEKYGKDRKRVSVYPVEQPVAAEA; from the coding sequence ATGTTACAATTAAACCTGCAACGGTTTGCTCATAAGAAGGGCGTATCAAGCACACGTAACGGGCGTGACAGCATTTCAAAACGCCTGGGTGTGAAACGCGGAGACGGGCAGTTGGTGACATCGGGAAGTATTCTTGTTCGCCAACGCGGTACCAAAATTCATCCCGGAACTAATGTTGGCATTGGTAAAGACGATACCTTGTTTGCAAAAATTGAAGGTCGAGTTCGGTTTGAAAAGTATGGGAAAGACCGTAAGCGCGTCAGCGTTTATCCGGTTGAGCAGCCAGTTGCCGCAGAAGCCTAA
- a CDS encoding ribosomal-processing cysteine protease Prp, translated as MIRCEIVKKAGRVQRFRIQGHAGFAALGNDIVCAAVSVLATNAINSCEALLKVVPDVTEEDGDLICVLNNPDSDEIQLLFESMVFGLQQMADEYPRHVELKVESLKE; from the coding sequence ATGATTCGGTGCGAAATTGTGAAAAAGGCGGGCCGGGTTCAGAGATTCAGGATTCAGGGCCACGCTGGATTCGCTGCTCTTGGCAACGATATTGTGTGTGCCGCAGTGTCTGTACTAGCGACAAATGCGATTAACAGCTGTGAGGCGCTTTTGAAGGTTGTTCCAGATGTAACAGAGGAAGATGGAGATCTCATCTGCGTGCTGAACAATCCGGATTCTGATGAGATACAGTTGTTGTTCGAGAGCATGGTGTTTGGTCTTCAGCAAATGGCTGATGAGTATCCACGTCATGTTGAGTTGAAAGTTGAATCCCTAAAGGAGTGA
- the rplU gene encoding 50S ribosomal protein L21, translating into MYAVVESGGKQLKVSQGDAVYVEKLTAEVGETVTLDKVFLIGGESGVQVGQPTVAGAKVTAKVEEHGRGKKITVFKYKAKKNYHKKQGHRQPYTKLRIESIEA; encoded by the coding sequence ATGTACGCAGTTGTTGAGTCTGGCGGTAAGCAATTAAAAGTGTCTCAGGGAGATGCTGTTTACGTCGAAAAATTGACCGCCGAAGTTGGAGAGACCGTAACTTTGGACAAGGTGTTTTTGATTGGCGGCGAGAGCGGCGTCCAGGTCGGTCAGCCGACTGTGGCCGGAGCAAAGGTTACGGCAAAGGTGGAAGAACACGGACGCGGCAAGAAAATTACAGTGTTTAAGTACAAAGCAAAGAAAAACTATCACAAGAAGCAAGGTCATCGTCAACCCTACACAAAGCTAAGGATTGAATCCATAGAGGCCTAA
- a CDS encoding site-2 protease family protein, with translation MRSTRVLQNRLSLKLGVLGKVRLHPLLLGLVALAVGVGLWKSVVVLFLLVMLHELGHAAVAEYLGYEVEEVSLLPFGGVAKMSLGNIGFMPRHEAFIAIAGPVVNFLLIFVSYILWLTHFWSHSFFLTVVHMNLWIALFNLLPAMPLDGGRILRAARSRSIGFETATVEAYRLGLSLGLVLLVLGVVAIWAGYAHVGLIILAVFLLFSSWMGIRGLRMETVRFLDAKRRQNGGIDEVRLLAVNEMSTVRDVVRRFGPNRYHVVYVLNDKGSIIDEIEEDELLSAVFAGRWLSTLGEVRS, from the coding sequence ATGAGAAGTACGCGAGTTCTGCAAAACCGTCTTTCACTGAAATTAGGCGTGTTGGGGAAAGTTCGACTTCATCCGCTCTTGCTCGGACTCGTTGCCTTGGCAGTTGGAGTGGGGTTGTGGAAAAGCGTCGTCGTGCTGTTTTTGCTCGTGATGCTGCATGAATTAGGACACGCTGCGGTGGCAGAGTACCTTGGATACGAAGTGGAAGAGGTATCCCTGCTGCCATTTGGCGGTGTCGCCAAAATGTCTTTAGGCAACATTGGGTTCATGCCTCGACACGAGGCTTTTATTGCCATTGCGGGACCCGTCGTGAACTTTCTCCTCATTTTCGTGTCTTACATCCTCTGGTTGACACATTTCTGGAGTCATTCGTTTTTTCTGACTGTGGTACATATGAATTTGTGGATCGCGTTGTTCAACTTACTGCCTGCAATGCCCCTGGACGGAGGAAGGATCCTGCGAGCTGCAAGGTCCCGCTCCATCGGTTTCGAGACTGCAACAGTGGAGGCGTATCGCTTGGGCCTGTCACTTGGACTTGTCCTGCTGGTTCTTGGAGTTGTTGCTATATGGGCGGGTTATGCCCACGTTGGTCTAATCATCTTGGCTGTCTTTCTGTTGTTCAGTTCGTGGATGGGAATTCGTGGTTTACGAATGGAAACCGTACGTTTTCTCGATGCGAAAAGGCGACAAAACGGCGGTATTGACGAAGTGAGGTTGTTGGCGGTTAACGAAATGTCCACTGTGCGGGACGTGGTTCGTCGCTTCGGACCAAACCGTTATCATGTCGTATATGTCTTGAACGACAAAGGAAGCATTATTGACGAGATTGAAGAGGACGAGCTGCTGAGTGCTGTATTTGCCGGAAGGTGGTTGAGTACGCTGGGAGAGGTTCGAAGTTAG
- a CDS encoding peptidoglycan DD-metalloendopeptidase family protein, whose protein sequence is MSNRDGQDKNASKFAWGRLFSKSGGNTVHQTEHESETEYESVEDNPWFQTRGEQPDDVHSDKSRNAQSPRGRWLYDDGSPYGFSDEDGTLKQVDSANWRRAFGKPSKKGFNARSGTGSRWQGQTPGVKSRSATGSTWLLQSLAAVALVAGGLYVSHAQGPFVKQVDGVYRDAFTQDYSSKAVPAMETFLQNHHVNLPVEWNPSSAIHLHVPLKGKIVHDYSVDHPEITLRGTANESVLAAGSGNVVRITKGDTGSIIIINHGKVGESVYTGVVSVGVKVGQYVSSGQVIGHLPASGNPALQFGFEHNGQFVNPHDYIHFPAKNS, encoded by the coding sequence ATGTCCAATCGTGACGGTCAAGATAAAAACGCTTCTAAATTCGCATGGGGTAGATTATTCTCTAAGTCCGGCGGTAACACAGTACATCAGACGGAACATGAGTCTGAAACAGAATATGAGAGTGTGGAAGACAATCCATGGTTTCAGACGCGTGGAGAGCAGCCGGACGATGTTCACTCCGATAAAAGTCGGAACGCGCAGTCGCCGCGAGGTAGATGGTTGTATGATGATGGTTCACCCTACGGGTTTTCCGATGAAGACGGAACACTAAAGCAGGTGGATAGTGCCAATTGGCGCCGAGCATTCGGAAAACCATCCAAGAAAGGCTTCAATGCGCGCTCAGGGACCGGTTCTAGGTGGCAGGGACAAACGCCTGGGGTGAAGTCACGGTCTGCAACGGGATCGACATGGCTTTTGCAGAGTCTTGCAGCCGTTGCCCTGGTCGCAGGCGGGCTTTACGTAAGTCACGCTCAGGGGCCCTTCGTCAAGCAGGTCGACGGGGTCTACCGTGATGCCTTTACCCAAGACTATTCCAGCAAAGCCGTGCCTGCTATGGAAACCTTTCTCCAAAATCACCACGTTAACTTGCCCGTAGAATGGAATCCTTCGAGTGCCATTCACTTGCATGTGCCCCTGAAAGGAAAAATTGTCCACGACTACTCAGTGGATCACCCTGAAATTACGCTTCGCGGAACTGCCAACGAGTCTGTTCTTGCGGCAGGGTCCGGAAATGTAGTTCGCATCACGAAGGGTGACACAGGGTCAATTATCATCATCAACCACGGTAAGGTCGGTGAAAGTGTCTATACTGGTGTCGTGAGTGTCGGTGTAAAGGTTGGACAGTACGTGTCCTCCGGACAGGTAATCGGACATTTGCCCGCGTCGGGGAACCCAGCGCTCCAATTTGGGTTCGAACATAATGGACAATTTGTCAACCCGCATGACTACATTCACTTTCCAGCCAAGAATTCATGA
- the minD gene encoding septum site-determining protein MinD, with product MGTGIVVTSGKGGVGKTTSTANIGTALALLGKSVCLVDADIGLRNLDVVMGLENRIIYDIVDVASGQCRLEQALIKDKRFEHLSFLPASQTKDKTALDADTVRKIVNELKQSYDYVIIDCPAGIEHGFKVAVAGADQAIVVTTPETPAVRDADRVIGLLEAEEIKSPKLVINRIRPKLVKDGDMLDIDEIVQVLAIDLLGIVPDDEGVIRNANKGEPTVMRPDTKAALAYRNMARRILGDSVPLLVLDEQPGLWGRFKKLIGGKS from the coding sequence ATGGGGACAGGAATTGTAGTTACCTCTGGTAAAGGCGGAGTAGGAAAAACCACCTCTACAGCGAATATTGGAACGGCACTGGCACTTTTGGGAAAAAGCGTTTGTCTTGTCGATGCAGATATTGGTTTGCGTAATCTGGATGTTGTCATGGGCCTTGAAAATAGAATTATTTACGACATCGTAGATGTAGCAAGCGGACAGTGCAGACTGGAGCAAGCGCTTATTAAGGACAAGCGCTTCGAGCACTTGTCCTTTCTTCCAGCATCGCAAACAAAGGACAAGACAGCGCTGGATGCAGATACCGTGCGAAAAATCGTGAACGAGCTGAAGCAGTCCTACGACTATGTGATTATCGACTGCCCAGCAGGAATTGAGCACGGCTTTAAGGTAGCTGTTGCAGGGGCAGACCAAGCAATTGTTGTTACGACACCGGAAACTCCGGCTGTACGTGACGCAGACCGGGTGATTGGTCTGCTTGAGGCTGAGGAAATAAAATCGCCCAAACTCGTTATCAACCGTATTCGTCCAAAATTGGTCAAAGACGGTGACATGTTGGATATTGACGAGATTGTGCAAGTCCTGGCCATTGACCTCTTAGGCATTGTACCTGATGACGAAGGCGTCATTCGCAATGCCAATAAGGGCGAGCCCACCGTCATGCGCCCGGACACAAAAGCTGCATTGGCATATCGCAACATGGCGCGCAGAATCCTGGGCGATTCGGTTCCGCTCTTGGTGCTGGACGAACAGCCTGGTTTATGGGGAAGATTTAAAAAATTGATTGGCGGCAAGTCGTAA
- the minC gene encoding septum site-determining protein MinC: MTTKTIHQAKLGAKPPVTVKGTKHGLLFMLDEHCDFEALTNGLSELLFGDKSALFAGAEIGVFVDYGSRVLSRDENRTLLELFMKQENFIIREWSSRTSARSSLFTNTQQKTPDYSLYKGTIRAGQDLQFEGDVIVVGDVNPSAQLSATGDIYIFGRLYGIAHAGSHGNPKAVIAATDFAPMQLRIADFVGYAPEEDGKPLRTLMEFAYVKNEALAVDKLKFLSSYLQERELDR; this comes from the coding sequence GTGACAACGAAAACTATTCACCAAGCAAAATTGGGGGCCAAACCTCCTGTCACAGTAAAAGGTACGAAGCATGGGCTCCTGTTTATGTTGGACGAACATTGCGACTTCGAGGCCCTCACCAACGGACTGTCCGAGCTCCTCTTTGGCGACAAGTCGGCCTTGTTTGCAGGTGCGGAAATTGGTGTCTTCGTAGACTATGGCTCTAGAGTATTATCCCGTGACGAAAACCGAACGTTATTAGAACTGTTTATGAAACAAGAAAATTTTATTATTCGTGAATGGTCATCGAGGACGTCAGCAAGAAGTTCGCTCTTTACCAACACCCAGCAGAAAACTCCAGATTATTCTTTGTACAAAGGGACAATCCGAGCTGGACAGGACCTGCAATTTGAGGGAGATGTCATTGTCGTTGGAGATGTGAATCCAAGTGCTCAGCTGTCAGCCACCGGTGACATATATATTTTCGGAAGACTTTACGGCATTGCGCACGCAGGCAGCCATGGGAATCCTAAAGCAGTGATTGCCGCCACCGACTTTGCGCCAATGCAGTTGAGAATCGCTGACTTTGTCGGATATGCGCCAGAAGAAGACGGAAAACCGCTGAGAACCCTAATGGAATTCGCCTATGTGAAAAATGAGGCTCTGGCTGTAGATAAATTAAAATTCTTATCATCCTATTTGCAGGAGCGCGAACTTGACAGGTAA
- the mreD gene encoding rod shape-determining protein MreD, which translates to MLRNIIAFLLLWLGLVIESSLFQIPPLDTIQPNLVLIILMVVSVTRGPRTALVLGVLIGLVQDVDFGSFIGIDAFTYGFIAYFAATVLSQFLQRNIAITFLFTVVFTFVQEWMTFGFTRLFDITGFAWNTAMTQTVWQMMVNGVFLLLLYPLLTKLLVPPEKRSYASSHEDMM; encoded by the coding sequence GTGTTGCGGAACATTATTGCTTTTCTGCTGTTGTGGTTGGGCCTTGTCATTGAATCCAGCCTCTTTCAAATTCCGCCTTTGGATACAATTCAACCAAATTTGGTGCTGATTATACTCATGGTCGTGTCGGTAACGCGGGGTCCGCGGACAGCGCTTGTGCTAGGTGTTCTCATTGGGCTGGTCCAGGACGTTGATTTTGGGAGTTTCATAGGTATTGACGCCTTTACCTATGGATTTATTGCCTATTTTGCAGCAACCGTATTATCTCAGTTTTTACAGAGAAACATCGCCATTACCTTTTTGTTTACAGTGGTGTTCACCTTCGTGCAAGAATGGATGACATTTGGCTTTACAAGGCTGTTTGACATCACGGGGTTTGCGTGGAATACCGCGATGACGCAGACCGTATGGCAGATGATGGTAAATGGTGTGTTTCTCCTGTTGCTGTATCCGCTCTTGACCAAGTTGCTGGTGCCGCCTGAAAAAAGGAGTTACGCATCTTCTCACGAAGATATGATGTAA